One Aythya fuligula isolate bAytFul2 chromosome W, bAytFul2.pri, whole genome shotgun sequence genomic window carries:
- the LOC116501339 gene encoding olfactory receptor 14C36-like: MPNISSVSEFLLLAFADTRELQLLHFALFLGIYLAALLGNGLILSAVAYNHRLHTPMYFFLLNLALLDVGSISTTLPKAMANALWDTRAISYQGCAAQVFFFLFFIAAEYFLLTAMAYDRYIAICKPLHYGSLLDSRACAQMAAAAWGSGFLNAVLHMATTFSLPLCHGNAVDQFFCEIPQILKLSCSDAYLREVGALVFSVSLVLGCFVFIVFSYMQIFRAVLRMPSKRARHKAFSTCLPHLAVVFLFVSTGIFAYLRPPSISSPSLDLVVAVLYSVLPPAVNPLIYSMRNQQLKHTVAVRKLFLYVLLKHQCC; encoded by the exons ATGCCCAACATCAGCTCTGTGAgcgagttcctcctgctggcattcgcagacacgcgcgagctgcagctcctgcacttcgcgctcttcctgggcatctacctggctgccctcctgggcaacggcctcatcctcagcgcCGTAGCCTACaaccaccgcctccacacccccatgtacttcttcctcctcaaccttgCCCTTCTCGATGTGGGatccatctccaccactctgcccaaagccatggccaatgccctctgggacaccagggccatctcctatcaaggctgtgctgctcaggtctttttctttctcttctttatagcagcagaatattttcttctcactgccatggcctatgaccgctacattgccatctgcaagcccctgcactacgggagcctcctggacagcagagcttgtgcccagatggcagcagctgcctggggcagtggctttctcaatgctgtcctgcacatggccactacattttccctgcccctctgccatggcaatgctgtggaccagttcttctgtgaaatcccccaaatcctcaagctctcctgctcagatgcctacctcagggAAGTCGGGGCACTTGTGTTTAGTGTTTCTTTAGTccttggttgttttgttttcattgttttctcctacatgcagatcttcagggcagtgctgaggatgccctctaAGCGGGcccggcacaaagccttttccacatgccttcctcacctggccgtggtctTCCTGTTTGTCAGCACTGGCATATTTGCCTACCTGAGGCCCCCCTccatctcttccccatccctggacctGGTGGTGGCTGTTCTATACTCAGTgttgcctccagcagtgaatcCCCTCAtttacagcatgaggaaccagcAGCTCAAACATACA gTTGCAGTGAGGAAACTGTTTCTATATGTGCTTCTTAAGCATCAGTGCTgttaa
- the LOC116501340 gene encoding olfactory receptor 14A16-like, translating into MSNRSTITEFLLLAFADTRELQLLHFALFLGIYLAALLGNGLILSAVACHHRLHTPMYFFLLNLALLDVGCISTTLPKAMANALWDTRAISYQGCAAQVFFLFFLVGAEYSLLTVMAYDRYVAICKPLHYGSLLGSRACAQMAAAAWGSGFLNAVLHTANTFSLPLCQGNAVDQFFCEIPHILKLSCSDAYLREVGALVFSAFLGFDCFVFIVLSYVQIFRAVLRIPSSQGRHKAFSTCLPHLAVVSLMVSTAMFAYLKPPSISSPSLDLVVTVLYTVVPPAANPLIYSMRNQELRDSIRTLLEYTHLQQIHL; encoded by the coding sequence ATGTCCAACAGAAGCACCATCactgagttcctcctgctggcattcgcagacacacgtgagctgcagctcctgcacttcgcgctcttcctgggcatctacctggctgccctcctgggcaacggcctcatcctcagtGCCGTAGCCTgccaccaccgcctccacacccccatgtacttcttcctcctcaacctcgccctcctcgacgtgggctgcatctccaccactctgcccaaagccatggccaatgccctctgggacaccagggccatctcctatcaaggatgtgctgcacaggtcttcTTCTTATTCTTCTTGGTTGGAGCAGAGTATTCCCTTCTCACTGTCATGGCCTAcgaccgctacgttgccatctgcaagcccctgcactacgggagcctcctgggcagcagagcttgtgcccagatggcagcagctgcctggggcagtggctttctcaatgctgtcctgcacacggccaacacattttccctgcccctctgccaaggcaatgctgtggaccagttcttctgtgaaatcccccacatcctcaagctctcctgctcagatgcctacctcagggAAGTCGGGGCACTTGTGTTTAGTGCTTTTTTAGgctttgattgttttgttttcattgtgctgtcctatgttcagatcttcagggcagtgctgaggattCCCTCTTCTCAgggccggcacaaagccttttccacgtgcctccctcacctggccgtggtctcccTGATGGTCAGCACTGCcatgtttgcctacctgaagcccccctccatctcctctccatccctggacCTGGTGGTTACAGTTCTGTACACTGTGGTTCCTCCAGCAGcgaaccccctcatctacagcatgaggaaccaggaacTAAGGGATTCCATCAGGACTCTACTTGAATACACACATCTTCAGCAAATTCACCTGTAA
- the LOC116501341 gene encoding olfactory receptor 14C36-like — protein HYGSLVGSRACAQMAAAAWGSGFLNAVLHTATTFSLPLCHGNAVDQFFCEIPHILKLSCSDASLREVWALVFSIFLAFGCFVFIVVSYVLVFRAVLRMPSEQGQHKAFSTCLPHLAVVSLMVSTAMFAYLKPPSILTPSLDLVVSLLYSIVPPAANPLIYSMRNWELRDSIRTLLEYTHLQQIHL, from the coding sequence cactacgggagcctcgtgggcagcagagcttgtgcccagatggcagcagctgcctggggcagtggctttctcaatgctgtcctgcacacggccactacattttccctgcccctctgccacggcaatgctgtggaccagttcttctgtgagaTTCCCcacatcctcaagctctcctgctcagatgcctcTCTCAGGGAAGTTTGGGCACTTGTGTTTAGTATTTTTTTGGCCTTTGGTTGTTTTGTCTTCATAGTGGTATCTTATGTGCTGGTattcagggcagtgctgaggatgccctctgagcagggccagcacaaagccttttccacatgcctcccgCACCTAGCCGTCGTCTCCCTGATGGTCAGCACTGCcatgtttgcctacctgaagcctcCCTCCATCTTGACGCCATCCCTGGACTTGGTGGTGTCACTTCTGTACTCAATAGTACCTCCAGCAGCGAACCCACTCATCTACAGTATGAGGAACTGGGAACTAAGGGATTCCATCAGGACTCTACTTGAATACACACATCTTCAGCAAATTCACCTATAA